One genomic region from Chondrinema litorale encodes:
- a CDS encoding right-handed parallel beta-helix repeat-containing protein: MKRKLTLLFLFVLCYCHFTNAQVFYVDGKNGNDQSEGSKANPFKSIEKAVSVANMLTGNGDVSIKIFPGIYTLQDKIAIHPLRAFSDTSSFTIEAAILPENADWEHAKMPVIQSVALNNSDTQFPHSTAFLVASDYVKIKGLKFIGNANPEITYYYPITRESNALKNLTVENCYFIAEKNSTFIQGGIWAHGEEIKINQCVFYNCKNAILTFSKIKNTSVTNSIIHGAYESAFWIGDEDPEFEFKNNVISNCNFVFTIAPHNKATFNLSNSVICDNAYYFGEWNREKGKVIEIDDYKVKETDITKKGKVKLVEREIAGFPENFLQLTPESTGYQLNASIFEQ; the protein is encoded by the coding sequence ATGAAAAGAAAATTAACTTTACTATTTTTATTTGTCTTATGCTACTGCCATTTCACTAATGCACAAGTATTTTATGTAGACGGCAAAAATGGAAATGATCAATCGGAAGGGAGCAAAGCAAATCCATTTAAAAGCATAGAGAAAGCCGTATCGGTAGCAAACATGCTTACTGGAAATGGCGATGTGAGCATCAAGATATTTCCGGGAATTTATACACTGCAAGATAAAATTGCCATCCATCCATTAAGAGCATTTTCAGATACAAGTTCATTTACCATTGAAGCAGCTATTTTACCCGAAAATGCAGATTGGGAGCATGCAAAAATGCCAGTAATTCAATCAGTAGCATTGAATAATTCCGATACTCAATTTCCACATAGTACAGCCTTTTTGGTGGCAAGCGACTATGTGAAAATTAAAGGATTAAAGTTTATCGGAAACGCCAATCCAGAGATCACTTACTATTATCCGATTACCAGAGAAAGCAATGCTTTAAAAAATCTCACGGTTGAAAACTGCTATTTTATTGCAGAAAAAAACTCCACTTTTATTCAAGGAGGAATTTGGGCACATGGCGAAGAAATCAAGATCAATCAATGTGTGTTTTATAATTGTAAAAATGCCATTCTCACTTTTAGCAAAATCAAAAATACTTCTGTAACCAATTCTATTATTCATGGTGCCTACGAGAGCGCATTCTGGATTGGAGACGAAGACCCGGAATTCGAGTTTAAGAATAATGTAATTAGCAATTGTAATTTTGTGTTTACAATTGCGCCACACAACAAAGCTACTTTCAATTTATCGAACTCGGTAATCTGTGATAATGCTTACTATTTTGGTGAATGGAATAGAGAAAAGGGAAAAGTAATAGAGATAGATGATTACAAAGTAAAAGAAACAGACATCACGAAAAAAGGAAAGGTAAAATTAGTAGAGCGAGAAATTGCTGGTTTCCCAGAAAACTTCTTGCAGCTAACACCTGAGTCAACAGGCTATCAATTAAACGCCAGTATTTTTGAGCAGTAA
- a CDS encoding GNAT family N-acetyltransferase, which translates to MTEFEILTDRIKLRLIELSDLNSIHKLHSLPETDEFNTLGIPQNFEETKNIIEPWIAENKLSKIRNYTFAIENRSDREFIGLFGLKLGDEKYKRGEVWYKIHSDYWKKGFATESLKAVINFGFDNLKLHRIEAGCAVGNIGSIKVLEKAGMVREGRLRQVLPLKFGWSDNFEYSILETDERKNN; encoded by the coding sequence ATGACTGAATTCGAAATATTAACGGACAGAATAAAATTGAGATTAATTGAATTGTCAGATTTAAATTCGATTCATAAATTACATTCTTTACCTGAAACAGATGAATTCAATACTCTTGGTATTCCCCAAAATTTTGAGGAAACGAAAAATATAATTGAACCTTGGATTGCAGAAAATAAACTGAGTAAAATAAGGAACTACACATTTGCGATTGAAAATAGGTCGGATAGAGAATTTATCGGATTATTTGGACTTAAACTCGGAGATGAAAAATATAAACGTGGGGAAGTTTGGTATAAAATACATTCCGACTACTGGAAAAAAGGGTTTGCAACAGAATCTTTAAAAGCGGTAATAAATTTTGGATTTGATAATCTTAAATTACATCGAATAGAAGCTGGCTGTGCTGTAGGGAATATTGGTTCAATCAAAGTACTGGAAAAAGCAGGAATGGTAAGAGAAGGGCGTTTACGACAGGTGTTACCTTTGAAATTTGGCTGGTCTGACAACTTTGAATATTCAATACTTGAAACTGATGAAAGGAAAAATAACTAA
- a CDS encoding vWA domain-containing protein — MKTTSLITILPDKPYRFFLLIFFLCLMHYLATPVAAKQDEGQASIAAALNQQIKVINKCVRSTWKNQRSYSRYNEDLNKNVHKEGENILQGAVPYFAITKYLKLPVSDYEKAKIAAKEIPTEYREKVILLFDSLWQLQEQQVIIGRQFSELTNFNPRKTDTTTVNQAYKYLAELDKINTDYRNLSLQFEALALQIHKRYCSSGQNSWVKGATAMKIVIDTARNYLEMARIGKFSKQNQLDTLQLGLMLTELQKNRSINTQNIKETGSYDGNSAPNRYDKFIEKIRKMMGEYYGYIPLETYSPKPYEYIVNEFNWAVESYNNFARVSAMENMGEAPAFLLQSVIELGLYKFQYPLLKQQNEKAEQKISMEGFAYNHTVLLLDVSGSMNQPEKLPLLKEAISQLSEVMRKEDRLSVVIYSDNARVILENVSFTDKQSLYTLSKLTSSGRTNAQKGIKLAYQLAEKEFIEQGNNRVILASDGDFTVFEETIKDVNEATEKGIHLSVFSFGWQVENETQLKHLAEAGQGNYIHVTKKNSFEALLSELQAISK, encoded by the coding sequence ATGAAAACCACTTCACTAATTACTATTTTACCTGACAAACCATATCGCTTTTTTTTATTGATATTTTTCTTGTGTTTAATGCATTATTTAGCAACTCCAGTTGCTGCGAAACAAGATGAGGGTCAAGCATCAATTGCTGCTGCTTTAAATCAGCAAATAAAAGTTATAAACAAGTGTGTACGATCGACATGGAAAAACCAAAGAAGCTACTCAAGGTACAATGAAGATTTAAATAAAAATGTGCATAAAGAAGGAGAAAATATTTTGCAAGGAGCAGTTCCTTATTTTGCTATTACAAAATACTTAAAGCTTCCTGTAAGTGATTATGAAAAAGCCAAAATAGCAGCTAAAGAAATTCCTACAGAATATAGAGAAAAAGTGATCCTGCTTTTTGATTCCTTATGGCAACTTCAAGAACAACAAGTAATTATTGGTAGACAGTTTTCGGAGCTTACAAACTTTAATCCCAGAAAAACAGATACAACAACTGTAAATCAAGCTTATAAGTACTTAGCAGAACTGGATAAAATCAACACTGACTATCGAAATCTCTCTTTGCAATTTGAAGCATTGGCATTACAAATTCATAAAAGGTATTGCAGTAGTGGTCAAAACTCTTGGGTTAAAGGTGCTACTGCTATGAAAATAGTTATAGACACAGCGCGAAACTATTTGGAAATGGCAAGAATAGGAAAATTTTCTAAGCAGAATCAATTAGATACTCTTCAACTGGGTTTGATGCTAACTGAGTTACAAAAAAATCGATCTATAAATACTCAGAATATAAAAGAAACAGGATCTTATGATGGAAACAGTGCGCCAAATCGTTATGATAAGTTTATAGAGAAAATAAGAAAAATGATGGGTGAGTACTATGGTTATATCCCTCTAGAAACATATTCACCAAAACCTTATGAATATATTGTAAATGAGTTTAATTGGGCAGTAGAAAGTTATAACAACTTTGCCAGAGTGAGTGCTATGGAAAATATGGGAGAGGCACCAGCATTTCTTTTACAATCGGTAATCGAACTGGGGCTTTATAAGTTTCAATATCCCTTGCTGAAGCAGCAAAATGAAAAGGCGGAGCAAAAAATCTCTATGGAGGGTTTTGCTTATAACCATACAGTTTTGTTGTTAGATGTATCAGGCAGTATGAATCAGCCTGAAAAATTACCTTTACTCAAAGAAGCCATCAGTCAATTATCTGAAGTGATGAGAAAAGAAGACCGACTTTCTGTAGTGATTTACTCTGATAATGCTCGCGTAATTCTTGAAAATGTCTCATTCACTGACAAACAGAGTTTATATACATTGTCTAAACTAACTTCTAGTGGAAGAACGAATGCGCAAAAAGGGATTAAACTTGCTTACCAACTTGCAGAAAAAGAATTTATAGAACAAGGAAATAATAGAGTTATTCTGGCTTCTGACGGTGATTTTACTGTGTTTGAAGAGACAATAAAAGACGTAAATGAAGCAACAGAAAAAGGTATTCATTTATCAGTTTTTAGTTTTGGATGGCAAGTGGAGAATGAAACACAATTAAAGCATTTGGCAGAAGCTGGGCAGGGTAATTATATTCATGTAACTAAAAAGAATTCTTTTGAAGCATTGCTTAGTGAACTGCAAGCCATATCGAAATAG